Proteins encoded in a region of the Stieleria neptunia genome:
- a CDS encoding PhzF family phenazine biosynthesis protein — protein sequence MPPNDGVPIWQVDAFATRPFSGNPAAICLLESPRDSEWMQQVAVEMNLSETAFVVPTGRPNKFHLRWFTPAVEVDLCGHATLGAAHTLIEQKRVDPSRPILFQTRSGCLSCQCEGPSITMDFPVTPPSGAVDPATIADLQDALGVAVNHVAKSNEDVFAVVESEQTLRSVCPDFGRLAKIETRGVIITAASSTAGVDFVSRFFAPRFGINEDPVTGSAHCCLAPYWSQRLGRSSLTGYQASRRGGLVHTQVIGDRVQLSGQAVTMMEARFLIDASDDHR from the coding sequence ATGCCCCCCAATGATGGCGTTCCGATTTGGCAAGTCGACGCCTTTGCCACGCGTCCATTTTCCGGAAACCCCGCGGCAATCTGTTTGCTGGAATCCCCCCGCGATTCGGAGTGGATGCAGCAGGTCGCGGTAGAAATGAATCTATCCGAAACGGCGTTTGTTGTCCCCACCGGCCGGCCCAATAAGTTCCACTTGCGCTGGTTCACGCCGGCGGTCGAGGTGGATTTATGTGGCCACGCGACGCTCGGAGCGGCGCACACGTTGATCGAACAGAAGCGTGTGGATCCTTCGCGACCGATTCTGTTTCAAACGCGAAGTGGCTGTCTGAGTTGCCAGTGCGAGGGGCCGTCGATCACGATGGATTTCCCGGTCACGCCACCGTCCGGCGCGGTTGATCCGGCGACGATTGCCGATCTTCAGGACGCGTTGGGGGTTGCCGTCAATCACGTCGCGAAATCCAACGAAGACGTGTTCGCCGTCGTCGAATCCGAGCAGACGCTGCGCAGCGTGTGCCCGGATTTCGGCAGACTCGCAAAGATTGAAACCCGCGGCGTCATCATCACGGCCGCATCGTCCACGGCAGGCGTCGACTTCGTGTCCCGCTTCTTTGCGCCACGGTTCGGGATCAACGAAGACCCGGTGACGGGGTCGGCCCATTGTTGCTTGGCGCCGTATTGGTCTCAGCGTCTCGGCCGCTCATCGCTGACCGGATACCAGGCTTCACGGCGTGGTGGTCTGGTGCACACCCAAGTCATCGGTGACCGGGTGCAGTTGTCGGGGCAAGCGGTGACGATGATGGAAGCGAGGTTCTTGATCGATGCCTCGGATGATCATCGCTGA
- a CDS encoding alpha/beta hydrolase family protein produces the protein MPLVQTQHSIGPQSRRVIAAHLIMTGLLSCLVIPSGLMAQSPSLIKPIDFEPRDPKRDREVPVRVYLPAGATARPVVLFSHGLGGSREGNPYLGQHWAGAGFVAVFIQHAGSDRDVMKNVPLRERFNALKNAASYKSARDRLEDVSFVIDQLEQWNQRDDHPLFGKLDLEHIGMSGHSFGAVTTLGVAGQQSFFGRRIEEPRIDAFLAMSPQPGKGPPPEKAFAPLKRPLLCMTGTQDDSPIDPTFTPESRQLVYKALPEGDKYHLVFQDGNHYTFSDARGLRRRDRNPKHHPAIQKISVKFWQAYLLDDADAKGWLQSDAAHTDGTLDPPDVWQWK, from the coding sequence ATGCCACTCGTCCAGACGCAGCATTCGATCGGGCCGCAGTCGCGGCGTGTCATCGCAGCCCACCTGATCATGACCGGGCTGCTGTCGTGTTTGGTGATCCCGTCGGGCCTGATGGCGCAGTCGCCTTCGCTCATCAAGCCGATTGATTTTGAACCGCGTGATCCGAAACGAGACCGCGAGGTGCCCGTGCGCGTCTATTTGCCAGCCGGCGCGACGGCCCGGCCGGTCGTCTTGTTCTCTCACGGGCTGGGCGGTTCTCGTGAAGGCAACCCGTACCTGGGGCAGCATTGGGCGGGCGCGGGGTTCGTCGCGGTGTTCATCCAGCACGCCGGCAGTGACCGTGACGTGATGAAAAACGTTCCGCTCCGCGAGCGGTTCAATGCACTCAAAAACGCGGCCAGTTACAAAAGTGCGCGCGACCGACTGGAGGACGTGTCCTTCGTGATCGATCAACTGGAACAATGGAATCAACGCGACGACCACCCGCTGTTCGGCAAGCTTGACCTGGAACACATCGGCATGAGCGGCCATAGCTTCGGTGCGGTCACCACGCTCGGCGTTGCCGGCCAACAGTCCTTTTTCGGACGGAGAATCGAAGAACCACGCATCGATGCGTTTTTGGCGATGAGCCCCCAGCCGGGTAAGGGCCCGCCGCCGGAAAAAGCGTTCGCCCCGCTGAAACGTCCCCTGCTGTGCATGACGGGAACCCAAGACGACAGCCCGATCGACCCCACGTTCACGCCGGAGTCACGTCAGCTGGTTTACAAGGCCTTGCCCGAGGGGGACAAGTACCATCTGGTCTTCCAAGACGGGAACCATTACACGTTCTCCGATGCCCGCGGCCTGCGTCGTCGCGATCGCAATCCGAAACATCACCCAGCGATTCAAAAGATCAGTGTCAAGTTTTGGCAGGCTTATCTGTTGGACGACGCAGATGCCAAAGGCTGGCTTCAATCCGACGCCGCCCATACCGACGGCACGCTCGACCCGCCAGATGTGTGGCAATGGAAGTAG
- a CDS encoding SRPBCC family protein, translated as MSCYNSVIVPAAIDDVWNEIRNFHRLDWGRPFITSVKAVGGLPGDCVGAKRVLNGAFEETLLDLDDANYSMQYSIDDGPEPVSQSSVSNYLGQIQLLPVTSDNTTFAQWMSEYTADDPQLVADFCNPIYAALLEALRDHFTAA; from the coding sequence ATGTCCTGCTACAATTCGGTGATCGTTCCCGCGGCGATCGATGACGTTTGGAACGAGATCCGCAATTTCCACCGTTTGGACTGGGGGCGTCCGTTTATTACCAGCGTGAAAGCGGTCGGCGGCCTGCCGGGTGATTGCGTGGGAGCCAAACGGGTGCTCAACGGCGCTTTCGAAGAAACGCTGTTGGACTTGGATGACGCCAACTACAGCATGCAGTATTCGATCGACGACGGGCCCGAGCCGGTGTCGCAGTCGTCGGTCTCCAACTACCTCGGTCAAATTCAATTGTTGCCCGTGACGTCCGACAACACCACGTTTGCCCAATGGATGTCCGAGTACACGGCGGACGATCCACAATTGGTCGCGGATTTTTGCAACCCCATCTATGCGGCCTTACTGGAAGCGTTGCGAGACCACTTTACCGCCGCGTAG
- a CDS encoding Gfo/Idh/MocA family protein: MQSLTRRKLIVRGSAVGLSALSYANVARAASDRGLPRIGFIGCGGRSKSLLQGFSGEATVTWACDPDQQHAAAFQKLSGAKHVTDDLRRILDDRSVDAVVVATPDHWHAPASIMACDAGKHVYVEKPCSHNFREGQLLVRAARRNNVVVQHGTQSRTHPLVVRAINMLRDGVIGDVLVGKAWNIQRRRNIGHAKPSAPPSHVDYDTWVGPAEFLPFQSNRFHYDWHWWHNFGTGDIGNDGTHELDIARWGLGVEGLPRKASAIGGKFYFDDDQQFPDTATCVFQWPGDRKPQSNKQLIFEMRIWSKNMPHNCDTGIEFYGTKGMLFVSKRGKLAVWDDSNQPIAIPASTGSSTLPKNHQADFLQAFTENRRPAAEIEIGHDSCSLVHLANISVTVGRSLSIDPETQTIHGDLEANAMLGRKYRAGGHWSVPPGKDL, from the coding sequence ATGCAATCCCTGACACGTCGCAAACTGATCGTACGTGGATCCGCCGTCGGTTTATCCGCACTGTCTTACGCCAATGTCGCGCGAGCCGCGTCGGACAGGGGCCTACCCCGAATCGGGTTCATTGGATGTGGCGGCCGTTCGAAAAGTTTGTTGCAAGGCTTTTCCGGTGAGGCCACGGTGACATGGGCTTGCGACCCCGATCAGCAGCATGCCGCAGCCTTCCAGAAGTTGTCCGGTGCGAAACACGTCACCGATGACTTGCGACGGATTCTGGACGATCGATCCGTTGATGCGGTGGTGGTCGCCACCCCAGATCACTGGCACGCCCCGGCTTCGATCATGGCTTGCGACGCGGGAAAACACGTCTACGTCGAAAAACCTTGCAGCCACAACTTCCGCGAAGGCCAGTTGCTGGTCCGAGCGGCACGGCGTAACAACGTGGTCGTTCAGCACGGAACACAAAGCCGCACCCATCCGTTGGTGGTCCGTGCGATCAACATGCTTCGAGACGGAGTGATCGGCGACGTGCTGGTTGGCAAGGCCTGGAACATCCAACGACGACGAAACATCGGACATGCCAAACCCTCCGCACCGCCGAGCCATGTCGACTACGACACCTGGGTCGGCCCCGCGGAATTCCTGCCGTTTCAATCCAATCGATTCCATTACGACTGGCACTGGTGGCACAACTTCGGAACCGGCGACATCGGTAACGATGGGACGCACGAACTCGACATCGCACGATGGGGCTTGGGAGTCGAAGGGTTGCCGAGAAAGGCATCAGCGATCGGCGGCAAGTTCTACTTCGACGACGATCAACAATTCCCCGATACCGCGACCTGTGTGTTCCAGTGGCCGGGCGATAGAAAGCCGCAGTCCAACAAGCAACTGATCTTCGAAATGCGGATCTGGTCCAAGAACATGCCGCACAACTGCGACACGGGGATCGAGTTCTATGGAACCAAGGGAATGTTGTTTGTCAGCAAACGCGGAAAGTTGGCCGTCTGGGATGATTCCAACCAACCGATCGCGATCCCAGCATCAACAGGCAGTTCGACACTACCGAAGAATCATCAAGCCGATTTCCTGCAGGCCTTCACCGAGAACCGACGGCCTGCAGCCGAAATCGAAATCGGTCACGATTCTTGCAGTTTGGTCCACTTAGCCAACATCAGCGTCACGGTCGGACGATCCTTAAGCATCGACCCCGAAACGCAAACGATCCACGGTGACCTCGAGGCCAATGCGATGCTTGGACGCAAGTATCGGGCGGGAGGTCATTGGTCCGTCCCTCCCGGAAAAGACCTATGA
- a CDS encoding DUF6807 domain-containing protein: protein MNPRIKLTIAAWLCFSAAVEAQRPELTFREGDGRVVIEVNGEAIAHYVYRDDAIPRPYFAHVKTPGGIQVTRHHPPQSGDRSDHATMHPGIWLAFGDLGGEDFWRNKASVRHVDFLQEPASERNMGSFIEKKQYTGSDGRIVCDEEFRFAVLAKPEAILFVVESIFSGTQPFSFGDQEEMGLGVRVATPVTEVAGGNLTDAEGRAGAKTIWGNAAAWCDYSGVIDGQRVGVTVMSHPTNFRETWWHARDYGLITANPFGRAAMKQGAASRIVVQPGETFRLRFAVYVHSGAEDDAIAKAYGDYAKLGQ, encoded by the coding sequence ATGAATCCACGTATCAAGTTGACGATCGCAGCATGGCTTTGCTTCTCTGCAGCAGTCGAGGCACAGCGACCCGAGCTGACGTTCCGAGAGGGCGACGGCCGCGTCGTCATCGAAGTGAACGGCGAAGCGATCGCACATTATGTCTATCGCGATGATGCCATCCCGCGTCCGTACTTTGCCCACGTCAAAACGCCCGGTGGAATTCAGGTCACGCGGCATCATCCGCCCCAATCCGGCGATCGCAGCGACCACGCCACCATGCACCCGGGGATCTGGTTGGCCTTCGGCGATCTCGGCGGCGAGGACTTTTGGCGCAACAAGGCGTCGGTCCGACACGTGGACTTCCTTCAAGAACCCGCGTCCGAACGCAACATGGGTTCGTTCATCGAGAAGAAACAATACACCGGTTCCGACGGCAGAATCGTCTGCGACGAAGAATTCCGGTTCGCCGTACTCGCCAAACCCGAGGCCATCTTATTTGTTGTGGAATCCATTTTCAGTGGCACCCAGCCGTTCTCGTTTGGCGATCAAGAAGAAATGGGTCTGGGGGTTCGCGTGGCAACGCCGGTCACTGAAGTCGCAGGCGGCAACCTGACAGATGCCGAAGGCCGTGCCGGTGCAAAAACCATTTGGGGCAACGCCGCGGCCTGGTGTGATTACAGTGGTGTCATTGATGGCCAGCGTGTGGGGGTCACGGTCATGAGTCACCCGACGAACTTTCGCGAAACCTGGTGGCACGCCCGCGATTATGGATTGATCACCGCCAATCCCTTCGGCCGTGCGGCGATGAAACAAGGTGCGGCCAGCCGGATTGTGGTTCAGCCCGGCGAAACGTTTCGGCTGCGGTTCGCCGTGTACGTCCACTCCGGCGCGGAGGACGATGCGATTGCCAAGGCTTATGGTGACTACGCTAAACTGGGACAATGA
- a CDS encoding sulfatase-like hydrolase/transferase — MKHVLASVFAVVLLAPLMLPSSVWASKPNILLIMADDVGCDAIGCYGGQSHPTPHIDALAQGGMKFNHAYSMPVCHPSRVCLMTGRYPFRFGAEGMKWGDFPDAAEGISIGDRMKQAGYATAVAGKWQLCMMKNDLQHPRRVGFDSWCLFGWHEGGRYNDPLIYTNGQLRDDTRGKYGPDLYVEFLIDFMRQSRQDGKPFFAYYPMALCHDVTDDLKGRQVAYYKDGRWMTYAEMIASMDDMVGRLVAALEQMELREETLILFTTDNGTPAASYLSVGADGKMARPKVFSIRNGEVVPGGKGKHDDTGTRVPLIANWPGRIDAGTQADQMVDLTDYLPTVAEIAGLGDEDVFRDGISFAPLLFGDTRKRQRDWIYSEHRGKRSIRSPQFRLYDDGRFFDLVTDPQEQQALAIDELPDEAKQEHARLQRRLNELKTRAAR; from the coding sequence ATGAAACACGTGCTCGCGTCCGTCTTCGCCGTGGTGCTGCTCGCACCGTTGATGTTGCCCTCCAGCGTCTGGGCATCGAAGCCAAACATTCTATTGATCATGGCCGATGACGTCGGCTGCGATGCGATCGGTTGTTATGGCGGCCAAAGTCATCCGACTCCGCACATCGACGCGCTCGCCCAAGGCGGCATGAAATTCAATCATGCCTACTCGATGCCGGTCTGCCACCCCTCGCGGGTTTGCCTGATGACCGGACGCTACCCGTTTCGCTTCGGAGCCGAAGGGATGAAGTGGGGCGATTTCCCCGACGCCGCCGAGGGGATCTCGATCGGTGACCGCATGAAACAGGCCGGCTACGCAACCGCCGTCGCCGGCAAGTGGCAGCTGTGCATGATGAAAAATGATCTCCAACACCCGCGACGGGTCGGTTTCGATTCTTGGTGTCTGTTCGGTTGGCACGAAGGCGGTCGCTACAACGATCCGTTGATCTATACAAACGGCCAACTCCGCGATGACACACGCGGCAAATATGGCCCGGATCTGTATGTCGAATTTCTCATCGACTTCATGCGTCAGAGCCGACAGGATGGCAAGCCGTTTTTTGCGTATTACCCGATGGCGTTGTGCCACGATGTCACCGACGATTTAAAGGGCCGGCAGGTCGCCTACTACAAAGACGGTCGCTGGATGACGTACGCGGAAATGATCGCGTCGATGGACGACATGGTCGGGCGTTTGGTCGCGGCGCTGGAACAAATGGAACTTCGCGAAGAAACGTTGATCCTGTTTACCACCGACAACGGAACTCCTGCGGCGAGCTATCTGTCGGTCGGCGCCGATGGCAAAATGGCTCGTCCCAAAGTGTTTTCGATCCGAAACGGCGAGGTGGTTCCCGGCGGCAAGGGAAAACACGACGACACGGGAACACGGGTTCCGTTGATCGCCAATTGGCCCGGCCGGATCGACGCCGGCACCCAGGCCGACCAGATGGTCGATTTGACCGATTACCTGCCCACGGTCGCCGAAATTGCGGGCTTGGGCGATGAAGATGTCTTTCGCGACGGAATCAGCTTCGCGCCACTGCTGTTCGGTGACACAAGGAAACGCCAGCGAGACTGGATCTACAGTGAGCACCGCGGGAAACGATCGATTCGCTCGCCGCAGTTCCGACTCTACGACGACGGACGTTTCTTCGATCTGGTCACGGACCCCCAAGAACAACAAGCACTTGCGATCGACGAACTGCCCGACGAAGCCAAACAAGAACACGCCCGATTGCAGCGTCGATTGAACGAACTGAAAACACGGGCTGCCCGCTAG
- a CDS encoding CehA/McbA family metallohydrolase: MQPPRSRRSIPCVFAFLWLSAALATAAEIRVIYPELEPDIDGKEVDWIYGDYLMKNDQISVTIAAPIATRDANLTIRGIGASILDLTLNDPSNDQLSAFIPTAGRYQFHDPSQVQTGREGDAVFWQCRSSKSLAGDGTTATVRYRLMDGNAFVETTVWIEGDAAEAVKAYDGVRADRTFTQEQSGSVAYCTDSFFRQTIGFKSPRGTEPPRWKNGRPAELHYSDQHVQRDDGVTTWTVLLYPATSPIDLLAVAEGSHRSPAMHTFEVPLEIPGGDHQAAVRRAKISLRSKTDSEGKVSPPFTLQTDDQGIAHARLVPGEYLVGYTAIGNAPFILVVKSSDQPQTIRLGTSSPSGFTATVTDGDGNPIPAKATIYAENGGHPDFGPDSTRTFVKNCVYAVHGQMHCPLDPGNYEIHFSRGPEYDRVIKQVQVVEEKITEISIQLDRVVDTRGWVSTELHSHSSPSGDNTSDQYGRVENLLCEHLEFAPCTEHNRISSYTPHLKQMQRSRLMATCTGMELTGNPLPANHQNSFPLHHHPHTQNGGGPRVDPNPVVQIERLAMWDGGSDKLVQMNHPNLHQIYGDLDVDGTPDKGFRGMLKWMDVIEVHPLETIFQDVASKPPNVREMRIPLFQWMQLLNQGYRIPGVVNTDAHYNHHGSGWLRNWFASSTDDPAEISTDEMIRQAEAGHIVMSTGPFLSVVGTSSSSETLAIPGDDLSASDGRVTVRVSVQCPNWLDVNRVAIFINGRRSEEHDYTRKNSPELFADSDSVAKFDSTITVQLDADAHLIVATIGEGMTMEKVMGEQYGKRPPIAVSNPIFVDVDGNGFQPNGDELGLPLPKSPQ, encoded by the coding sequence ATGCAACCTCCACGCTCGCGCCGCTCCATCCCTTGTGTCTTCGCGTTCCTCTGGCTCTCCGCCGCGCTTGCCACCGCTGCCGAAATCCGCGTCATTTATCCCGAGTTGGAACCGGACATCGATGGCAAAGAAGTCGACTGGATCTATGGCGATTATCTGATGAAAAACGATCAGATCTCGGTCACGATCGCCGCCCCGATCGCGACGCGGGATGCCAATTTGACCATTCGCGGGATCGGCGCTTCGATTCTCGATCTGACCTTGAACGATCCCTCCAACGACCAACTGAGTGCCTTCATTCCCACGGCAGGCCGGTATCAATTCCATGACCCGAGCCAAGTGCAAACCGGTCGCGAGGGCGACGCGGTGTTCTGGCAGTGCCGTTCGTCCAAATCGCTCGCCGGTGATGGAACCACCGCGACCGTGCGGTATCGCTTGATGGACGGGAACGCGTTCGTCGAGACCACGGTTTGGATCGAGGGTGATGCCGCGGAAGCGGTCAAAGCGTATGACGGCGTCCGCGCCGATCGCACCTTTACACAGGAACAATCCGGCAGCGTCGCGTATTGCACCGATTCATTTTTTCGGCAAACGATCGGATTCAAAAGCCCCAGGGGCACCGAACCGCCGCGTTGGAAAAACGGTCGGCCCGCGGAGCTGCATTACAGCGACCAGCACGTGCAGCGCGACGACGGGGTGACGACCTGGACGGTCTTGCTGTATCCGGCGACCAGCCCGATCGACTTGCTGGCCGTCGCGGAAGGGTCGCATCGCTCGCCGGCAATGCACACCTTTGAGGTGCCGTTAGAGATCCCCGGTGGCGATCACCAAGCCGCCGTCAGGCGTGCCAAAATCTCGCTGCGATCAAAGACGGATTCTGAGGGCAAAGTATCTCCACCCTTTACGCTACAAACCGATGACCAGGGAATCGCCCACGCCAGGTTGGTTCCCGGTGAGTACCTCGTCGGATACACGGCGATCGGAAACGCGCCTTTCATACTGGTCGTCAAATCGAGTGACCAACCCCAAACGATTCGGCTGGGAACATCCTCACCGAGCGGATTCACTGCAACCGTGACCGACGGCGATGGAAATCCGATCCCGGCCAAAGCGACGATCTACGCGGAAAACGGAGGCCACCCGGACTTCGGACCGGACAGTACCCGGACCTTTGTCAAGAATTGCGTGTATGCCGTGCATGGCCAAATGCATTGCCCGCTCGATCCTGGCAACTACGAAATCCATTTCAGCCGCGGACCGGAATATGACCGCGTCATCAAGCAGGTCCAGGTCGTCGAAGAAAAGATCACCGAGATTTCCATCCAGCTCGACCGTGTGGTCGATACCCGCGGTTGGGTCAGTACGGAGCTGCACAGCCACAGCAGCCCATCGGGCGACAACACGTCCGACCAGTACGGACGCGTCGAAAACCTGCTCTGCGAACACCTGGAATTCGCCCCCTGCACCGAACACAATCGCATCAGCAGCTACACGCCGCATCTGAAGCAAATGCAGCGTTCGCGCCTGATGGCGACGTGCACGGGAATGGAATTGACCGGCAATCCGTTGCCCGCGAACCATCAAAATTCGTTCCCGCTGCACCACCATCCACACACTCAAAACGGAGGCGGTCCGCGGGTCGACCCGAACCCGGTCGTCCAGATCGAACGGCTGGCGATGTGGGACGGTGGTTCGGACAAACTGGTCCAGATGAACCATCCCAATTTGCACCAAATCTATGGTGACTTAGACGTCGACGGAACGCCCGACAAGGGATTCCGGGGGATGCTCAAGTGGATGGATGTCATCGAAGTCCATCCGCTGGAAACGATTTTTCAAGACGTTGCCAGCAAACCGCCGAACGTCCGGGAGATGCGAATCCCGCTGTTCCAATGGATGCAACTGCTCAACCAAGGCTACCGCATTCCGGGTGTCGTCAACACCGACGCGCACTACAACCACCATGGCAGCGGCTGGCTGAGAAATTGGTTCGCCAGCAGCACTGATGATCCGGCGGAGATTTCCACCGACGAAATGATTCGTCAAGCCGAAGCGGGGCACATCGTCATGTCGACCGGCCCGTTCCTGTCGGTCGTCGGCACGTCAAGTTCCAGCGAGACGCTGGCGATTCCCGGCGACGACCTCTCGGCCAGCGACGGTCGGGTGACCGTCCGGGTGAGTGTCCAATGCCCGAACTGGTTGGACGTCAATCGCGTTGCCATTTTCATCAATGGACGCCGCAGTGAGGAACACGACTACACGCGCAAGAATTCTCCCGAGTTGTTCGCGGATTCCGACAGCGTTGCCAAATTCGATTCGACGATCACCGTCCAACTGGATGCAGACGCACACCTGATCGTGGCAACGATCGGCGAAGGCATGACGATGGAAAAGGTCATGGGTGAGCAATACGGCAAGCGCCCGCCGATCGCCGTCAGCAACCCGATCTTCGTCGACGTCGACGGAAACGGGTTCCAGCCAAACGGCGACGAACTCGGTTTGCCGCTGCCGAAGTCACCGCAGTAA